A window from Lagopus muta isolate bLagMut1 chromosome 5, bLagMut1 primary, whole genome shotgun sequence encodes these proteins:
- the CDKN2C gene encoding cyclin-dependent kinase 4 inhibitor C isoform X3 — protein MPTVSRVGCPLPGSQVMKLGNPEIARRLLMSGANPNLKDSTGFAVIHDVARAGFLDTLQTLLEFHADVNIEDAEGNLPLHLAAQEGHVRVVEFLLRRTPSRVAHQNRRGDTALDLARLYRRSAVVRLMEGGPPPAADAN, from the exons ATGCCGACTGTGAGCAGGGTGGGTTGTCCTCTTCCAGGATCTCAG GTGATGAAGCTCGGCAACCCCGAGATCGCCCGCAGACTGCTGATGAGCGGCGCGAACCCCAACCTGAAGGACAGTACCGGCTTCGCCGTCATTCACGACGTAGCCAGAGCGGGTTTCCTGGACACTTTGCAGACCCTGCTGGAGTTCCACGCCGACGTGAACATCGAGGACGCGGAAGGCAACCTGCCGCTGCACCTGGCGGCTCAGGAGGGCCACGTGCGGGTGGTGGAGTTCCTGCTGCGGCGCACCCCGAGCCGCGTGGCGCACCAGAACCGCCGCGGCGACACGGCGCTGGACCTGGCCCGGCTGTACCGGCGCAGCGCCGTGGTGCGGCTGATGGAGGGCGGCCCTCCGCCCGCAGCCGACGCCAACTGA
- the CDKN2C gene encoding cyclin-dependent kinase 4 inhibitor C isoform X1, whose amino-acid sequence MAEPSGNELASAAAKGDLVQLTNLLQKNVNVNAQNGFGRTALQVMKLGNPEIARRLLMSGANPNLKDSTGFAVIHDVARAGFLDTLQTLLEFHADVNIEDAEGNLPLHLAAQEGHVRVVEFLLRRTPSRVAHQNRRGDTALDLARLYRRSAVVRLMEGGPPPAADAN is encoded by the exons ATGGCCGAGCCTTCTGGGAACGAGCTGGCGTCCGCGGCTGCCAAGGGGGACCTAGTGCAACTCACTAATTTGTTGCAAAAGAATGTAAACGTCAATGCACAAAATGGATTTGGGAGGACTGCGCTGCAG GTGATGAAGCTCGGCAACCCCGAGATCGCCCGCAGACTGCTGATGAGCGGCGCGAACCCCAACCTGAAGGACAGTACCGGCTTCGCCGTCATTCACGACGTAGCCAGAGCGGGTTTCCTGGACACTTTGCAGACCCTGCTGGAGTTCCACGCCGACGTGAACATCGAGGACGCGGAAGGCAACCTGCCGCTGCACCTGGCGGCTCAGGAGGGCCACGTGCGGGTGGTGGAGTTCCTGCTGCGGCGCACCCCGAGCCGCGTGGCGCACCAGAACCGCCGCGGCGACACGGCGCTGGACCTGGCCCGGCTGTACCGGCGCAGCGCCGTGGTGCGGCTGATGGAGGGCGGCCCTCCGCCCGCAGCCGACGCCAACTGA
- the CDKN2C gene encoding cyclin-dependent kinase 4 inhibitor C isoform X2, with amino-acid sequence MISSLDQDGKDLIQNVKERRAARRAPAGEAQVMKLGNPEIARRLLMSGANPNLKDSTGFAVIHDVARAGFLDTLQTLLEFHADVNIEDAEGNLPLHLAAQEGHVRVVEFLLRRTPSRVAHQNRRGDTALDLARLYRRSAVVRLMEGGPPPAADAN; translated from the exons atgataTCTTCTCTGGATCAAGACGGGAAGGATTTGATCCAGAATGTGAAGGAGAGGCGAGCGGCCCGACGTGCCCCGGCTGGGGAAGCTCAG GTGATGAAGCTCGGCAACCCCGAGATCGCCCGCAGACTGCTGATGAGCGGCGCGAACCCCAACCTGAAGGACAGTACCGGCTTCGCCGTCATTCACGACGTAGCCAGAGCGGGTTTCCTGGACACTTTGCAGACCCTGCTGGAGTTCCACGCCGACGTGAACATCGAGGACGCGGAAGGCAACCTGCCGCTGCACCTGGCGGCTCAGGAGGGCCACGTGCGGGTGGTGGAGTTCCTGCTGCGGCGCACCCCGAGCCGCGTGGCGCACCAGAACCGCCGCGGCGACACGGCGCTGGACCTGGCCCGGCTGTACCGGCGCAGCGCCGTGGTGCGGCTGATGGAGGGCGGCCCTCCGCCCGCAGCCGACGCCAACTGA